The genomic DNA GTTACTGTTGCACCTGTGATGTGATGGGCTGTTGATGTGTGTCCATTGAGGCTCAAAAGGAATAGATTTGTCAGGAGCGTGTGTCACGCCgctggagggtgttggggagtaCCGTAGCATGGAAATAAGTCGATGCTGGGAATAACATAAACCAAGAGGGAAGAAATAACGCACACGACACACGACGCGCGACGGCACATAATCACTCATCATCTCACGGATATGTTGTAATGTTACACAGCATACCCTACCTAAAAACCTCTGAGCACAACCTGTTTCCCCTCTGCAGTCAGCCAGTCAATCAGCAAAgggtcctcctcttccatgtGAAGCTACAGAGTTGCCTCGCCCAGCAGCCGTTTCCCCGAGCGCCGCCAAGCAAAGGGGTTGGGAAAGCATATCgcggcatggcatggcatggcagaTCTTGGGAAAGCGGTCTGGGGttgagaggttggggggtgggggcaAGCAGCAATGGAAGTCTATTTCCGGGTTTTGTATCCGTAATCCTTTGCTTTCATGAGATAATCATGGTCGGGTCCTCAATTGTCCCTCTCCGGTTGAATGGGAGGGCTACATCAAGATGAATCAAATACCGATGTGTGAATACTGGCAGTTAAGAAAAACGAGGCTGCAAAATAGAGAGCCATCGACATACTTTGTCTCACCCATCTCAGACTCATTCTGTGAATTCTCAATCGACAGCCATTCAAGAATCGTTTCACAATCAAGAACACAATCACAGGTACCATCACGACACCAGTCAACATTCAGGAAACATCAGGGTTCCCCATTTTCTACCATAATACTATCTCGGATGCTCCAGCCTTCCCAACTCCGCTCTCCTTATGCATCACCGTTAAACCCAGTTTtaaacccccatccccgtcctAATGTCTACCAAGTGCCTTTTGATGTGCCGCTCAACATGACCAAGTTTTCAGAACCGAAGATTAAAGGTTGAGActcgagaaagaaaagagcaaggGTGCTGAATCCCCTCTAAAGACGCTCGAAGCCAAAGCAAAGGAATTGCAAAGCTTAGAAGAGCTTGTGCTCAAGAGTCATGTCGGACTCGGGCTGGAGACCCAAGCAGCCGCGCATGATGTTGACGAGAGCGGAGCGCTGCTTGGCAAGGGCGTTGACAACGGGAGTGCCGGGAGGAGTCAAGGGAGCCTTGAGCATGTAAGAGAGGACAGAGAGAACGCTGTGGAAGCCCTCAAAGTCCTTGGTGGCGGCGCCGTCGGTGGAGACAGCCTTCCACCGGATACGGGTGAAGAGCTCGGTGATGAGGACCAAGTCGATGATCAAGGGGGAAGCGAGAAGGGAGTCCTCGCACACGTTGAAGAGCGAAATAGTCTGGTGACCGCCGAGGAAGATCTCAGCATAGTACTCATCAAGAGCACGCTTGTCGTCGCCGACAGCAGGCATGTACTTGATGACAACGGTGTGGTCGGGCTTCTCGCCGGGGGCGTAGAGAACGGTGTTGGCCTCCACCATGTCGTCAATGACGTTGGACTTGGAGATCTCCTTGGAGCGGAACTGTCTCTGCTCGCTCAGGTTCTTGCCGTCGTTGTTGCCGAGATGGTTGTAGCTGGCAACGGAGGTAAGCTTGATACCGGCGTTGATGAGGAAGTCGACGAGGGCCGACTTCATCTTGGTCTGGCCAGACTTGaagtcatcaccaccgacgaaGGCCCTGTGGCGCTCGGCAAGCTCAATGGCACCGGGAACGAAGGTGTTCTGGGGGGAGCCGTTGATGAAGGGGGTGTTTTCGAGGATGCAAGCAACAgcgaagacggtggagggaGAGACCTCCTCGTGGCCGTTTTCAATGgccttgaggaggttgtcggcAGTGTCGTTGACACCCTCAATGAGGTCAGCGAAACGCTCAGTGTTGGCGGTCCACTGGACGATGACACGGTCAAGGTTGTTGGCAGCCTTGAAGTCACTGTTCAATTCGTGTTAGTCAAAATGCTTCTCAGAGCAGCTTCAAAAATGTGCAACGTACCGAATGTCCTGGCGGATCTTCTCAACGTGGGCCATAGAGGCCTTGGTGCCCTCGAGGATGTTGTCGGCACGCTTCTCCTGGTTGGCAGCAATGAAGTCGGGGTAGTAGATGCTAGGAAGGGGGACCATGGAGGCCATCTCCTTGGCAACCAGAGCCTTGAGGCCGGGCTCGAGAACCTGGGCGCGGTCCATAGCCTCGGCGAGgttgagcttgctgatgtCCCAGCCGCCGATGACAATGTCGTTGGGGTGGAccatggggaggaggtcgtgGAAGGGGATGTTGACATCCTTGCGGGTCTTGGCATCGGTGCCGAGCTTGACGGTAGAGCCCATGATCAGAGAGCCATAGTAGTTGGCCTTCTGCTCACCGCGGCGGGTCTGCCAGGAGAGCCCGCGGCGGTTGGCAATGATGccggcggtgacggtggaACCGTTGTTGCCGCCCCAGCCAACGAGCATCATACCCAGCTTGGGGACCTTGGTGTCGACATTGAAGTTGTACTGGGTCTCCTTGGGGACCGCAACATACTGGCCGTTGACCTCGGACACCTCGGTGGTGTGATAAGTGTACTTGGAGCGGATCTGGTTGTCGGTGTACTCGACGTTGGGGGAGTTGACCTTGAAGGTCACCTTctggttggtggaggaggaaacgCCGCCAGAGTTGACAGGTCCATCACCGTTCGCGATCTCAGCGTGGGGGGCCATTGCTAAGGTTGGAGAGTTGTTGATTTTGCCTGGATGCTGAGAGTGAATCTATCGGGTAGAAATGTAATCCGCTGAGCTTCCTGGAGAGGCAGAACAACGGGCTCCGGCGTATGGGTGATGGACCCTTTTATACATGTTAGCAGAGGTTTGTGAGGAGGCAGCCTGAAGGGGGACGAGTTAAGGCATTCTCCGCCAAAAACCGTGATCTCAACAGAAGCGGCGGTTGAGGGAGCACGAAGAGATTGCCAGGTGGGCTACAACAAAGGGTACATCAGGGGCGTGGGGTCAGGGGACAAGGAGAcaagggggtgggaggagcatGTGGTAGTGGTAGTGTAGGTAACTACATGGGACGACGGAGTCCAAAAAGACAGGTGTTGACGGTATGGCGGCATATGCGTCGAAGTTCGGAGGAGCAACACTTACGAGTTAAGAAGGTTGGAGAACGTTTTGACGGTGTCGTGATCGCGGCCCTGGAGCTGCGATCAACAAAGCTGAGATGGGAGCAACAAAAGGTTCGAAAGGGGGGGGTAATGTCTCGAGTCAGACTCGAGGGAGTTGGCTTGTTTTGTTCACAAGGAAGTAGGCAAGACGAAGAGCGGAGGAGCACGAGACGACACAATCGTCCGACAGCAAGTGACAGGAAGGGCCTTCCTTTTTATGTTTGGGGAAAAGACCGGACGACGTGGGCGGTGAAAGAAACGAAATCCGCACTATAACCTTGGGGCTCCACGTTTCGGACAAGTCGGCCGTTCAAATCACCGTTCAATGGCGGGGGCCCGGGGTCCATCCATGAGTTGATCGGATGAATGCGTAGCGGCGGTCAATTGCTGCCGGGAAACATAGCGTGTACTTTTCCAAATCACAATCGAGACATATTTCCACGGTAGAGACTCTGCGAACTCAGAGCTTTGGGCATAGCGCCTGCAGATACCAAGAGATAAGGGCATGGGGAAGAGCTATGCGAGCAGCGAGCATTGAGcacaagcagcaagcaggACGCAGGCCGCACCGGCAATTTCCTGATCGAGAGAGAGCCTTCTCTGTGGATTGTCTGGCCGTTGGATGTCGCCAGAAAGTATAGAATGCACAACCTACCCACACAGCAAATAAAAAAAgctgccccgccatccccgCTCTGCCACAGCACGGCAGCGGGAGGGCGGGGGGCATGTCTCGGCCCCCGATTTCGCTGATTGGTAGCGGGGGAGCGGCGGCGTTGACCcgtccaaccccaacacctaCCGACGCCGGGCGGCAGCAGGTCGCCCGAAGAACTGACACCGCCCGTGGCTTCAGTGCTGTGTTTCGATGAGAGGAGAGCTCGAGTTTGCTTCTTCAGTGGCTGCTGTCTCTGCAGGATGAGTATCCACTGTGAACTGTCAAGCcagtcaacaacagcaaatTCATACCACCCGCGCCCGCTCCCGGCCCggttggttgatgttgacgttGGTAGTATCAGACTCGAGGCCGCAAGGGTTCTCTCGCCGTTCGGTTTTAATTCGATCCGTACATAACATATGTCTGCTTCCAACTTCCAAATCTGTCACCGCGCAGCCGTATGGCTTTCATGGCTTGACTATACAATTCGAGGCAAGGTATCATGATAAGCACTAAAAGCGGACATATGTCGTTCTGTATCACGATATTCCACCTGTGTTGTTGTCCTGCAGTCTTGAGGGAGTTACCATTCACCAACGAACACGAGCCGGCAGGGGTATGTGTGACATGCAGCAAAAGTGATATCTGATTTTCTTCTGGC from Podospora pseudoanserina strain CBS 124.78 chromosome 2, whole genome shotgun sequence includes the following:
- the INO1 gene encoding Myo-inositol-1-phosphate synthase (EggNog:ENOG503NV57; COG:I); the protein is MAPHAEIANGDGPVNSGGVSSSTNQKVTFKVNSPNVEYTDNQIRSKYTYHTTEVSEVNGQYVAVPKETQYNFNVDTKVPKLGMMLVGWGGNNGSTVTAGIIANRRGLSWQTRRGEQKANYYGSLIMGSTVKLGTDAKTRKDVNIPFHDLLPMVHPNDIVIGGWDISKLNLAEAMDRAQVLEPGLKALVAKEMASMVPLPSIYYPDFIAANQEKRADNILEGTKASMAHVEKIRQDIRDFKAANNLDRVIVQWTANTERFADLIEGVNDTADNLLKAIENGHEEVSPSTVFAVACILENTPFINGSPQNTFVPGAIELAERHRAFVGGDDFKSGQTKMKSALVDFLINAGIKLTSVASYNHLGNNDGKNLSEQRQFRSKEISKSNVIDDMVEANTVLYAPGEKPDHTVVIKYMPAVGDDKRALDEYYAEIFLGGHQTISLFNVCEDSLLASPLIIDLVLITELFTRIRWKAVSTDGAATKDFEGFHSVLSVLSYMLKAPLTPPGTPVVNALAKQRSALVNIMRGCLGLQPESDMTLEHKLF